The Syntrophorhabdales bacterium genome has a window encoding:
- a CDS encoding long-chain fatty acid--CoA ligase has product MAETLCRMFQESVKKFADYPAMLRKVDGSFRPITYREMGDRVRGLTTALLSIGVTRGDRVALMSENRPEWAISDFAILHAGAVNVGIFPTLPVAHVEYIISDSGARCLIVSDQEQLAKALAVREKFGDLCIISMNAPRDGAESVLSYEALLRDGEASPLADHKYEECWSSVRPEDWASIIYTSGTTAEPRGAILSHQNFVSNYSTARKVLTFQQGDTLLSFVPLNHVFGRMVDHYLPISLGSTIAYVENLRRLRQNIQEVRPHYMAVVPRLLEMFEEGLKAAFTKEPRVRQKLIAWAFSSGRAMVEVQAGGSVGPLLTRKRWLADRLVFRRLRDRLGLDRLRFFFAGGAPVSRDTLEFFSAMGLPIMEGYGLSETSPLVSVNPPGRIRLGTVGRPFEGVEVKLADDGEILVRGPNVMQGYYKRAEETKEAIEPDGWLHTGDIGTIEDGYLSITDRKKNLIVLANGKKVLPQHLETLLLGSPFIFQAVLVGDRQNTVGALIVPAFDRVREWARAHGVEGHVGDETGFIEEPAVRRLIRMEIQRLTEGLADYEKIRAFALVDREFTLEAGELTPTLKIKRRVVLERYGHLIDSLYSDSSESN; this is encoded by the coding sequence ATGGCCGAGACGTTGTGCCGGATGTTTCAAGAAAGCGTAAAAAAATTCGCCGATTATCCGGCGATGCTCCGGAAAGTAGACGGCAGTTTTAGACCGATTACATACAGAGAAATGGGTGACCGGGTGCGAGGGCTGACAACGGCTCTCCTTTCGATCGGCGTAACCAGGGGAGACCGGGTAGCCCTTATGTCGGAGAACAGGCCTGAATGGGCAATCAGTGATTTTGCGATCCTCCATGCCGGCGCGGTCAACGTGGGTATCTTTCCAACCCTTCCCGTCGCACACGTTGAGTATATCATCTCGGATTCCGGCGCCCGGTGCCTCATCGTCTCAGATCAGGAGCAACTTGCCAAGGCACTTGCGGTCAGAGAAAAGTTCGGTGACCTTTGCATAATCAGCATGAACGCACCGCGTGATGGCGCTGAGTCTGTTCTCTCCTACGAAGCGCTTCTGAGGGATGGCGAAGCTTCTCCCCTTGCCGATCATAAATACGAGGAGTGCTGGTCATCCGTAAGACCAGAAGACTGGGCGAGCATTATCTACACCTCGGGCACCACCGCGGAGCCCAGGGGGGCGATACTCTCCCATCAGAACTTTGTTTCCAACTACAGCACCGCGCGGAAGGTTCTCACCTTCCAACAGGGTGACACGCTCCTATCTTTCGTGCCTCTCAACCACGTGTTCGGGAGGATGGTGGATCACTACCTGCCGATAAGTCTCGGATCGACGATTGCATACGTGGAGAATCTGCGCAGACTCCGGCAGAATATACAGGAGGTGAGGCCTCATTACATGGCGGTCGTGCCAAGACTGCTGGAGATGTTCGAAGAAGGTCTTAAGGCCGCATTTACCAAAGAGCCTCGGGTCAGGCAGAAACTGATCGCTTGGGCCTTCTCCTCCGGCAGAGCAATGGTGGAGGTGCAGGCTGGTGGAAGCGTGGGACCTCTTCTTACGCGCAAGCGCTGGCTTGCTGACCGGCTTGTTTTCAGGCGTCTGAGAGATCGTCTGGGATTGGATCGGCTGCGGTTTTTCTTCGCGGGCGGCGCGCCGGTTTCCAGAGATACTCTTGAGTTCTTCTCGGCCATGGGGCTGCCGATCATGGAGGGGTACGGCCTGAGCGAAACATCACCGCTGGTGAGCGTGAATCCTCCCGGAAGGATCAGGTTAGGCACGGTTGGCAGGCCGTTCGAAGGAGTGGAGGTGAAACTCGCCGATGATGGGGAAATCCTGGTTCGAGGTCCCAATGTTATGCAGGGCTATTACAAAAGAGCTGAAGAGACGAAGGAAGCTATAGAGCCCGACGGCTGGCTCCATACCGGCGACATAGGAACAATCGAAGACGGCTACCTGAGCATCACGGACCGCAAGAAGAACTTGATTGTGCTCGCCAACGGCAAAAAGGTGCTCCCTCAGCATCTGGAAACCCTCCTGCTTGGCAGTCCCTTCATTTTTCAAGCGGTGTTGGTGGGCGACCGGCAAAACACTGTCGGAGCGCTCATCGTACCGGCATTTGACCGGGTCAGGGAGTGGGCCCGGGCGCACGGGGTCGAGGGCCATGTGGGGGATGAGACAGGATTTATCGAGGAGCCGGCGGTACGTCGGCTCATACGCATGGAGATTCAACGTCTCACAGAGGGCCTTGCCGACTACGAGAAAATCCGTGCCTTTGCTTTAGTCGACAGGGAATTTACCTTGGAGGCGGGTGAACTCACTCCTACTCTGAAAATCAAAAGGCGTGTCGTGCTGGAGAGGTACGGCCACCTCATCGATTCCCTCTACAGCGATTCGAGTGAAAGCAACTGA
- a CDS encoding Fur family transcriptional regulator, producing MADQDFDKLLRALKLKVTSQRLAILKILAVESIYLAPEEIWRRMRRTAVRAGLPTVYRNLEELSACGVLIKILHPDRRLYYYFCPKSHHHHHFVCISCRKVEDLSFCGMELINKEVKKDLKGAVVSHLMQVYGHCKDCLAC from the coding sequence ATGGCGGATCAGGACTTCGATAAACTCCTGCGGGCGCTCAAGTTAAAAGTTACGTCTCAGAGACTGGCAATCCTCAAAATACTCGCAGTGGAATCAATTTATCTGGCTCCCGAGGAGATCTGGAGGCGCATGAGGAGAACGGCCGTAAGGGCAGGGCTCCCCACGGTATACCGGAACCTGGAAGAGCTCTCTGCGTGCGGCGTGCTGATAAAGATTCTTCATCCTGACCGGAGGCTCTACTATTATTTTTGCCCGAAAAGCCACCACCATCATCATTTTGTCTGCATCTCCTGCAGGAAAGTGGAAGACCTCAGTTTCTGCGGAATGGAATTGATAAACAAGGAAGTGAAAAAGGACCTCAAGGGTGCAGTGGTCTCACACCTCATGCAGGTGTACGGTCACTGCAAGGACTGTCTGGCGTGTTGA
- a CDS encoding metal ABC transporter ATP-binding protein, which yields MPIAVEMRELSFAYNSVGVLSDVSFSLNTGDYCGLVGPNGSGKTTLIRILLGFSEADKGSVSLFGDSPLTFRNWDKIGYVPQRLVSFNPNFPATVREIVGLGLLSKHGFPKHPGKHEGELIEHAMKLMDIADIRNKLIGELSGGQQQRVFIARALVNQPDFLILDEPTAALDPEIREHFFDVLRELNEKNSTTILIVTHDIGSIGKYASTLLYLDKKVIFHGTFGEFCVSADMGEYFGTFSQHVICHRHD from the coding sequence ATGCCGATAGCTGTAGAGATGCGTGAGCTTTCCTTTGCCTACAACTCCGTCGGAGTCCTCTCCGATGTGAGTTTCTCGTTGAATACAGGCGATTATTGCGGCCTCGTCGGGCCAAACGGTTCTGGAAAAACGACGCTCATCCGCATCCTGCTGGGTTTTTCTGAGGCTGACAAGGGGTCAGTTTCGCTCTTCGGCGACAGCCCTTTGACATTCAGGAACTGGGACAAGATAGGGTATGTCCCTCAACGGCTTGTATCCTTTAATCCGAACTTTCCTGCAACGGTCAGAGAGATAGTAGGGCTGGGGCTTCTATCGAAACACGGATTCCCGAAGCATCCAGGCAAACATGAGGGAGAATTGATAGAGCACGCCATGAAGCTCATGGACATCGCGGACATCAGGAATAAGCTGATCGGCGAGCTTTCCGGGGGACAACAGCAGAGGGTGTTTATCGCCCGCGCCCTGGTGAATCAACCTGATTTTTTGATACTTGACGAACCCACCGCCGCGCTTGACCCTGAAATAAGGGAACATTTTTTCGATGTGCTGCGTGAGTTGAACGAGAAGAACAGCACAACGATTCTCATCGTTACACATGATATAGGGAGCATCGGCAAATACGCCTCCACTCTCTTATATCTCGACAAGAAAGTAATATTTCACGGCACCTTCGGCGAGTTCTGTGTTTCTGCAGACATGGGTGAGTATTTTGGAACTTTTTCGCAGCATGTTATCTGCCATCGCCATGACTAA
- a CDS encoding cupin domain-containing protein: MTEGSAGTEAVPGAGALFSKKVYRLQQADWKRIRPELTRGILGKALSPTGAGDIDVTLTRVEPRGEFSLHRDPYHHVFYVFEGTGEVRLGEEVYPIRPETVVQVPAGEVHAYKNNGDTELILLTLNIQVGK; this comes from the coding sequence GTGACAGAAGGATCCGCGGGCACTGAAGCTGTGCCCGGCGCAGGAGCGCTCTTTAGCAAGAAAGTCTATCGCCTGCAACAGGCTGACTGGAAGAGGATCCGTCCCGAGCTTACCAGAGGCATCCTCGGAAAAGCCCTCTCACCCACGGGAGCCGGCGACATCGATGTCACGCTGACGAGAGTCGAGCCGCGCGGTGAGTTTTCTCTTCACCGTGATCCCTATCATCACGTCTTTTACGTTTTTGAGGGAACGGGTGAGGTGAGACTCGGAGAGGAGGTTTACCCCATTCGTCCGGAAACGGTCGTACAGGTTCCGGCTGGAGAGGTTCACGCCTACAAGAACAACGGGGATACGGAGCTGATCCTCCTCACCCTCAACATTCAAGTCGGGAAGTGA
- a CDS encoding metal ABC transporter permease produces the protein MEIFDFLSHSFIQRALLAGSFIAISCSTLGVFLVLRRLSLIGDGLAHVTFGGVALGMLLGIFPLYAAIPVVMASSIAILKLVQRARLFGDAAIGMVSSLGIAGGIILASVAGGFNIDLFSYLFGNILAIREGEVVTSMCLSLGVIATVFLLFHELFSLTFDEESARASGIRTGRISTILVLLSALTVVLAMKVVGIMLISSLLIVPPAAALQIARSFKGTIAIASGISVLSVVVGVFLSVMLDLPTGATIVILNFIFFIGSLLYKKAGQGRRK, from the coding sequence TTGGAGATTTTTGATTTCTTAAGTCATAGCTTCATACAGAGGGCGTTGTTGGCGGGATCGTTCATTGCTATTTCCTGCTCTACGCTGGGGGTTTTTCTTGTTCTGAGGCGTCTCTCCCTGATAGGCGATGGTCTCGCTCATGTCACGTTCGGGGGTGTGGCGCTGGGCATGCTTCTCGGTATCTTTCCTCTGTACGCGGCAATACCGGTAGTAATGGCTAGTTCAATTGCCATACTCAAACTGGTTCAAAGAGCGCGTCTGTTCGGGGATGCGGCTATCGGGATGGTCTCCTCCCTCGGGATAGCAGGAGGCATAATCCTGGCCAGTGTTGCGGGCGGGTTCAATATCGATCTCTTCAGCTACCTGTTTGGAAATATTCTGGCTATCCGGGAAGGTGAGGTTGTCACCTCGATGTGTCTTTCCCTTGGCGTCATTGCGACTGTCTTTCTTCTTTTTCACGAGCTCTTCTCCCTGACCTTTGATGAGGAATCAGCGCGCGCTTCCGGCATCAGGACGGGAAGGATCAGCACGATCCTCGTCCTTCTGAGCGCGCTGACGGTCGTCCTTGCCATGAAGGTCGTGGGTATCATGCTTATCTCTTCTCTTCTGATCGTGCCGCCTGCGGCTGCATTGCAGATTGCGAGAAGCTTCAAGGGAACCATAGCCATTGCTTCCGGCATCTCTGTGCTTTCTGTTGTTGTTGGTGTTTTTCTGTCAGTTATGCTCGATCTTCCGACCGGCGCGACAATAGTCATACTCAATTTCATCTTTTTCATAGGGAGTCTTCTGTATAAGAAGGCAGGACAAGGCAGAAGAAAATAA
- a CDS encoding adenylate kinase: protein MRIVLLGAPGAGKGTVAKLLTAHDGSIQISTGDILRAAVKANSELGKKAKGYMERGELVPDSLIMEIMEVRLQEPDCAKGFILDGFPRTIPQAEDLKKLLAKLKLKLDLVVNLDVPKDVILDRLTTRRTCSNQDCQEIYNIKSKPPSADGKCFKCGSPVVQRADETVEAITTRLETYNEKTAPLIGFYDKEGLLKNISSLSSEQTVKEITGAIKK from the coding sequence ATGCGCATCGTGTTATTGGGAGCACCAGGAGCAGGAAAGGGTACAGTAGCAAAGCTGTTGACAGCTCATGACGGCTCGATTCAGATATCGACCGGCGATATTCTGCGGGCAGCGGTCAAGGCCAACTCGGAACTGGGAAAGAAGGCAAAAGGCTACATGGAACGGGGCGAACTGGTACCCGATTCACTCATTATGGAGATCATGGAGGTGAGACTGCAGGAACCTGACTGTGCTAAAGGGTTTATACTCGATGGGTTCCCCCGCACCATTCCTCAGGCAGAGGACCTCAAAAAGCTACTTGCCAAGCTAAAATTGAAGCTGGATTTGGTCGTCAACCTCGACGTCCCCAAGGACGTGATACTGGACCGCCTCACCACAAGGCGCACGTGCTCCAACCAGGATTGCCAGGAAATATACAACATCAAGAGCAAGCCGCCGTCAGCAGACGGAAAATGCTTCAAGTGCGGCTCTCCTGTCGTTCAGCGCGCGGATGAGACGGTAGAAGCAATCACGACCCGTCTCGAGACCTACAACGAGAAGACTGCGCCCCTAATAGGCTTTTATGATAAGGAGGGTCTGCTCAAGAACATCAGCTCCCTGAGCAGCGAGCAGACGGTCAAGGAAATTACCGGAGCAATCAAGAAATAG
- a CDS encoding zinc ABC transporter substrate-binding protein — MITTLFPLYDFAKQIGGEQADVTLLLPPGVEPHSFEPKPGDLMKLESADLFIYTGGRMEPWAATVLSSLNAERLIVIDASAGLLAGDNKEPYILDKKGAGEKENKRYDRDIDPHVWLDFGNAQKMVRTIVRGFAMKDPAHKEYYTRNAQNYVDELARLDEEYKRVLADCKQHVIIHGGHFAFNYLAKRYHLLYMSAYSGSPDAEPTAAKLIQLKEQIKKYGVHYIFYEELITPRVAEIIANETGVSMLKLNGAHNVTREEMAKGVTFLGIMEQNLNNLKKGLECR, encoded by the coding sequence GTGATCACGACTCTCTTTCCGCTTTACGATTTTGCAAAACAGATCGGAGGGGAACAGGCGGACGTCACGCTCCTGTTGCCGCCCGGTGTGGAGCCTCACAGCTTCGAACCAAAGCCGGGTGACCTTATGAAACTGGAGAGCGCGGATCTGTTTATATACACAGGAGGGCGGATGGAGCCATGGGCGGCAACCGTCCTGAGCAGCCTCAATGCTGAGCGGCTCATTGTGATCGATGCCAGTGCGGGCTTGCTTGCCGGGGACAACAAGGAGCCGTATATTCTCGATAAGAAGGGCGCCGGAGAGAAAGAGAATAAGCGCTATGACCGGGATATTGATCCTCATGTCTGGCTCGATTTCGGCAATGCACAGAAGATGGTACGCACTATCGTGAGAGGGTTTGCGATGAAAGACCCTGCGCATAAAGAGTACTACACGAGGAATGCACAAAACTACGTCGATGAGCTCGCCCGATTGGATGAAGAATATAAGCGGGTGCTTGCTGACTGCAAGCAACATGTAATTATTCATGGCGGCCACTTTGCCTTCAATTATCTTGCGAAACGCTATCATCTGCTCTACATGTCGGCGTACAGCGGATCGCCTGATGCGGAGCCAACAGCCGCCAAACTAATACAACTGAAGGAGCAAATAAAGAAATACGGCGTGCATTATATTTTCTACGAAGAGCTCATCACACCGCGGGTAGCAGAAATCATCGCCAATGAGACAGGCGTTTCCATGCTGAAGCTGAACGGTGCACACAATGTGACGAGGGAAGAAATGGCCAAAGGGGTAACGTTTCTTGGAATCATGGAGCAGAATCTTAACAATCTCAAAAAGGGACTGGAATGCCGATAG
- a CDS encoding DASS family sodium-coupled anion symporter yields MAEQTRMSYKSFAEVKQTLSPAEERFELWRNTVGLFLGPIVGIVLFMTPMVSLSYQAHALAAIIGWIVVWWICEPIPIPMTALVGAILCVLFGVAPAAKVLGPFADPTIFLFLGSFILAEAMAVHGLDKRFAFGIMSLKWVGNSAGRLLFVYGVICAFISMWISNTATTAMMFPVGLGLVYAMADIISAKTGKPVDATRLRFGTGIMLMAAYSASAGGIGTPVGTPPNLIGMAMIEKFAHVKIPFFQWMLFAIPLLVIMYALLFILLYALHKPELSQIEGSHEYVSAELKKLGKWTTGQRNALIAFLVAVILWIIPGFLAVIYGTTSPESKLYNTKVPEAIAALIAAALLFILPVNWKEREFTISWKQATKIDWGTLLLFGGGLTLGNLMFETKLAEVIGKSLLASSGATSMWGITFAAIVIAIIVSEATSNTAAANMCVPVMISLAIAAGVNPVPPAIGATLGASWGFMLPVSTPPNAIVYGSGMIPITKMMRAGIFFDVAGAMVVWIGLRILLPLVGLA; encoded by the coding sequence ATGGCAGAGCAGACGCGGATGAGCTACAAGAGTTTCGCAGAAGTGAAGCAGACACTTTCTCCGGCAGAAGAACGTTTCGAACTCTGGCGTAATACCGTCGGTCTCTTTCTCGGGCCAATCGTTGGAATTGTACTATTCATGACGCCAATGGTCAGCCTGAGTTACCAGGCCCACGCCCTTGCGGCCATAATCGGCTGGATAGTCGTCTGGTGGATCTGCGAGCCAATCCCCATACCAATGACCGCTCTTGTGGGTGCCATCCTCTGCGTCTTGTTCGGCGTGGCGCCGGCCGCCAAAGTCCTCGGCCCTTTTGCCGATCCGACGATATTCCTTTTTCTCGGCAGCTTCATTCTGGCTGAAGCCATGGCGGTTCACGGTCTGGACAAACGGTTCGCCTTTGGTATCATGTCGCTCAAATGGGTCGGCAACAGCGCCGGAAGATTGCTCTTCGTGTACGGCGTTATCTGCGCCTTTATTTCCATGTGGATCAGCAACACCGCGACGACTGCCATGATGTTCCCGGTGGGCCTGGGATTGGTCTATGCGATGGCGGATATTATAAGCGCAAAGACAGGTAAGCCGGTAGATGCGACAAGATTGCGCTTTGGAACAGGCATCATGCTAATGGCCGCCTATTCCGCGTCTGCAGGCGGCATCGGCACCCCGGTCGGAACCCCCCCAAATCTCATCGGCATGGCAATGATCGAAAAGTTTGCCCATGTGAAGATACCTTTCTTCCAGTGGATGCTCTTCGCGATCCCGCTCCTGGTCATAATGTATGCACTCCTCTTCATACTTCTTTACGCGCTTCACAAGCCGGAATTGAGCCAGATAGAAGGAAGTCACGAATACGTCAGTGCGGAACTTAAGAAACTGGGCAAGTGGACAACCGGTCAGCGCAACGCGCTCATCGCTTTTCTTGTCGCGGTAATTCTCTGGATTATACCCGGCTTTCTGGCCGTCATCTACGGGACCACCTCGCCCGAATCAAAGCTCTATAACACCAAGGTGCCTGAGGCAATAGCCGCCCTCATTGCCGCTGCGCTCCTTTTCATTCTCCCGGTCAACTGGAAAGAGAGGGAGTTTACCATAAGCTGGAAACAGGCAACGAAGATCGACTGGGGTACACTGCTGCTCTTCGGTGGCGGTCTTACCCTTGGCAACCTGATGTTTGAGACAAAGCTTGCAGAGGTGATCGGCAAGAGCCTTCTGGCCTCCAGCGGCGCCACGTCGATGTGGGGAATCACGTTTGCCGCGATTGTCATAGCCATCATCGTGAGCGAAGCCACATCGAACACAGCAGCAGCCAACATGTGCGTGCCGGTCATGATATCGCTGGCTATCGCCGCAGGTGTCAATCCCGTACCCCCGGCTATAGGCGCGACCCTCGGCGCGAGCTGGGGCTTCATGCTGCCCGTCTCCACCCCTCCCAATGCCATTGTGTATGGGTCGGGTATGATCCCGATCACCAAAATGATGAGGGCCGGCATTTTCTTCGATGTAGCAGGTGCAATGGTAGTATGGATCGGCTTGCGCATCCTTCTGCCACTGGTGGGTCTTGCGTAA